The nucleotide window GGAAACAAGGTTTACACACAGTGGCGGTTTATTTTGAGCGAGATTGTGCACTTATTGGAACAACTGCAGGGAAATAAAATTTCAACCCGGGCTGATTCTGAAGTCATGACCGCGCTTATCAATGATTTTCAGCAACTGGATAGGGAAATTCTGCATGAATCAAAACACACTTATGAATCCTTCATATCGGAAACACCGGAACTATCGTTGTCGGATATGCTGGAAGAAAAAGTGCTGTCGAACACCGATAAAATGATCGAATATTTTCAAAAACGGCTTGAACTCCTTATCAAAAGAATTCATCAACTATCCAGGGAATCGTTTAAGTTCCAGTTAGAGTTGGATAATTTGGAACAGCAACGTCCCCAGACAGAAGAAGACTCTGCAAAACAGAAATATATTTCTGAGCAGATTCACAAATTGAAAATGGTTTTACAAAAATAGAAAATCGACTGAAATTACTAATATTTTTTAATCAAGAGGGGTTGTGATATCAAAAATTCTGGAACGTTTGTCTCAAGGTGATGATAAGAAAATAAAACAATGGGTGGTGAAAATCATCATTGGCGCCATCATCGCGGACAAGGTTATCCATAAGTCAGAAATCCCTTTTCTGGTCAATTTGTTTGAATCGCTCAAGGATGATCCTGAAACATTGTCCATATTTTTCAATCATTTGAAAGAATTCAAGACTTATCCCATTGAACCTCTGGATAAAAAACCAACAAACGCTGAAGAAATTTTTTCTACCATTCTCAAGATTTGCCGATCGGATAACCAGTTTCATGCCGAAGAAATCAAATATTGTCACACCGTTGGTTCCATCATGGGGCTATCTCCCATGGTCATCGGTCGAATGATCAAGGAAACGGATGCCAGTGCCAAACATCAGGCTTTTTTTGAGTTGCTTCAGGGATTGAATGCGGAAGAGCGCTTCTGGATGGCAGAAATTATCATGAAAATTATCAAGGCCGATGGCAAAGTGGATAAGAAAGAAATTCCCTATCTCAGCCACCTGTATGACTTGCTGGATGGCTCTTCTGAAAAGATGAAAGAGATTGAACAACGTTCTGAAAACCTCGATCTTGAAAATTTGCAGCCTATGAATTTTGATAAATCCAGATCCAGAGAGATTTTGACGCATGTGATTGAAATCAGCATGTGTGATCGGCATCTGGATCAACGGGAACTCGATTTTATTTTGAGCATCTCTGATAAAATCAATTTCCCGCACGAAGACGTGGCTGCGATTGTTGAAATGGTAAGAGCGGCAACTGGAATTATGCCACTCAGGTGAGTCGTTAAAAACTGTATTTAACGCCAGCAATCAACCGGTCATTGTTACGGAAAGGATAAACGAACGCGTCTTCCACGGTTGCGTCATACACCACCACCCCACCGGACAGTTGCAGTGCGTCCAGCATGTCATAATCCACGGTAAACCGATACACATCACCGTTATCCCCCGTGAGATGCAACCAGAAAAATCTGGAATGCACCGTATCATTCACGGCATCATGCATTAAACTGACCGACCAGGTCAATGTTGTTTCATCACTCATAATGATGTCCTCAAAATCCAGGATCTGTCTTCCAACAAATTCCAGAGAAACGGTCAGGTCGTTGATCCCTGTGTAATCTGCTCCCAACACACCTTGAAGGATATCTTTTTCAACCCCGCTTTCAGGAAAGAAATTACCTGACATTAACTGTGCCTGGATGTCATTGCGCATGTACATCACCCCGGTTTTTTGGGCGATTTCTGTTTTTAACAACCATGATCCCGTCACAATGTTTCCAGAGACACCCAGGGTTTTGATACGATTGAATTTAGGCGTTACCAGCAGTTGCCTCAACAATGGTCTGGAATGAATCGCGTCATATTCCAGATAAGGTTCATCATCATAGACATCCGCATAAATCAGGCTTGCGTCCCCGCCATTGAACGTTTTGTGTATTCGTGCCAGCCATTCGGTGTTTTCCACCGAATTTTCAGGTTCCCCGGCTTCATTCATTTGCAAGCCAGCCTGTCTGAGTAAAATATACTGGTCAAAATCGGAACCCTCTGAGCCAGTTTTGTTAGGACGAAACTCATGGATTGCGACCGCGTCAATCTGCCACCCGTCCTGAACCCAGTAAATCCGTGAAGCTAACACAGGAATCCGCATGTCTTCAAGAGTGGTTTGCCCCAGTTCACGATTGTCACGTGGATTCGCCATATCAACCACCTGACTGCCTTCTGACTGGCCCCAGGCAATGATCTGACGGCCCAACTTGAGTCCGAAACCTGAAACGATCTGCCCTTCGATAAACGTATCTCTGAATTCAGCTTCGGTTTCATACGTTTCAAGAGTGGCCTCCGGAAACAGGTCACGATCCTTTTGACGGTAATAATCATCATAAAAGAAGTTACCGCTGACCTGCGCTTTCCAGTCGGCATTCAGTTTGTAATTCATGGACAAAAACAAGGTTGTCCGCATTTTGGAAAGTTCAGCATCCTCACGGACAAAACCGAAGGAATCGTCTGGTTTGAGATAACTGTAAGCCAGATCTTCCCGAACAAACCCATTGAAACTGAAGGGACTTTGAACCACCGGCGCCAGTTCCCCCAGGTCAATCTGAATATCGCCGAAGGATCCACCCGCAGGAGCAAACGGATCACTGCCCGGAGCCGTGGCATCCGTGGTCCCCCAAGCGCCCTCAGCCTCAGTGTCGTCACTGGACATTTCCTCAGTCTCTGTCTCATCAGCCGCGGTGTTTTCCTGTTCCACTTGCGACTGATCTTTCAAGGACTCTGTTTCTGAATCCTGTGCAAAAGCCGGAGAACCGGAAAAAATATACAGCAAACTGATAATCAGTGGCATCCACATTTTTGTATAGCTCCGCATCACAATCCCCGTTCCATTCGTTGAGTAGAAAACATATCTTCATCCACCGGTTTGTTGTAACTGATACCCTGGTTTTTCAACACAGTCGCATGGGCCTTCACCCCATTCTGGGTTGTGACCATTTGTAATGTTTTTCCTGTCCAGATGTTATCAATTTTTTCAATATCCGAGATGGTGAGATATTTTATTTTTTTACCTTTTTTCACCCAGAACATGCCTCTGACCACCATGAAATTGTCTTTGCGTACCCAAACCTGCGACTTGAGGTAGCCGGTTTCATCCAGAACCTTCTCATTAAATTCCGGTTTGGGCGTGGACTCAATGACCCAGGTATCGGCACCGTCAATCATTTCACTTTCCTTCACGAACGCATAATCGTAGTGCTTGATATTGATTCCTTCGATATCGGAATAGGTGAAATCACTGCCCATGAAGGAACCTGCCTTATCGGATGCGGCAATGCGTTTCACCTTGCGCAAGGCTGGAAGATATAACCATGAGTCATCTTCCTTGGCATCATCTTCCCAGTCATAAGACAGAAATGAGGTATCCTTGACATCTGCCGGTGTCAGAAAAAATGAAATGGATTTCTTCACATCCGGATATTGTCTGCGGAACATCTTGGTTTGTCGAACACGCTGGTTTCCATTCTTATCAATCAGGATCATGGCACTTTCAGAAATACTGGTTTCGCCCGTATCCCGTTTATCCACTTTGACCATAATCTCCTGTGCTGACATATCAGCCGCATGAAGCGCGCCCATCACCACAAACATTCCACAAGCAAACAACAATATTTTTTTCATAGCATCTCCCTGGATAAAATTAACAACTCTTGTTACGCACTGCCGGGTTCCATGCTCTGCGTGGCAACCCGCCGATTGCACAGCTCCTGCGGTGCGGGACGCAAGAGTGGCGGAAAAAGCGTCAAGCGAAGGATAACGTTCCAGCACTTCCCGGAAGATACGGCATCCCTCCACCGTTTCGGCTTTAATGGCGACATGCACGATAATATGCAACAGTTTTTCCGGAATATCGACACAAATTTGGTGTTTGCGGCCTTTCACTTTTTTTCCTCTTACGTGTATGAATCTTGCGGGATATGCAGAATTCTCATGTTCCTATGGACTACCATCATCGTTACGCCAATTCTCAGGTGATAGTCGGTAAAGAAAATACCGGAATCCTTTGAATCTCCAGAGGATCGCCCTCAAGGATCGGAGAATCCTTTAAGGAACCAATATGTTTTTTTAAAGATTTGCGGGGCGGATCATCAACAGGTTTCAGCAAGGTTACGATGGCTTGCATGGGTTGTTCAGGATGGCTTTGATTATTGTTGGAATTCGCTACGCTCTCCCCAACCTACAAGTTCCCTGATGATTTGCTTTTTTTAATCAGGAAACCTTGATTTCCTCCACTTTAACGACAACCAACCGTTCATCACTAATCAAACAAACAGCTTCATAGCCATCATAAATAGAAATGCGTTCCAGTTCCCGATAATCAATCCGGAAAGAAATAATGAGAGGAGAGGAATTCAAAACACGAATCCCTGGAAACTTCATGATTTGTTCTTCATGGAGTTTAGCCAATATTCGATAGCGATTCACGATAGCAATACGGTGAGATTCTGTTCCTTCTTTGATTTTTAAAGAATTCAAAAAATCATTAGCTTCCTGAGTGCGTTGGATGGCTCTCATTCCAACCCCTCATCCTCATCGGGTAACAAAGGGTAATTGGGATCGGAATGAATCTTTTTAGCCAGTTCCACGGCTTGAATTTCGTGTAATTTAAGAGATTCTTGAGACAGAGTACGATAGGTTTCAAAAGGAATAACGACAGACTCTGGTTTTCCTTTTCTTAAAATAATGACAGGGTCGGGAGCAGAAATGATAGCATTAAAATATTTTTTGGCTTCAGTAACGGTGTATTCCATAAAAACCTCTTAGAAATATCTGCTAAATGACTTTTGATCTGACTCTTGAAAGAGATAACAAGCTACCCAATGAGAGGCAAGTTCTTTAAAAAACGATTGAAAATCATTCATAAAGTTCCCTGTTCATCTTTTTTTCTTACCAGCCTCATCCACCCAGGTTAAAAGTGCCGGAGACAGATTGACATCCGCCAGAAACGCGATCAATAAGGCCAGGCCTGTGAGCAGACCAAAGTTAAAGAGATTGTTCATGGAGGCCAACATATACACCCAGAACCCCAGGGTCAGCACCGTGCTGGTGACCAACATGGCCATTCCGGCTGTTCCCAGAGTTTCTTCAATCGCTTTTTTAGAGTCCCCATACTGATTGAGGTAACGCATGTAGTTGTGGAAAAAATGGATCGTGTCATCCACCGCCAAACCGATTGCGATCGAACCAATCAACAGCGTGAACATATCCAGTGGAATGCCGACCAACCCCATCATTCCCAGGGTGATGACGATCGGACTCAAATTGGGGATCATCGAAAGCAATCCCAGTCCGAACCGGCCAATCAGGACAATCATCATCAAGGTGATCACCACCGCGGCAATCAGGTAGCTGGTGATCATGCTCTTCATCATGATATTGACGGTTTTGGCGAACAATTCAATCATCCCGGTTGTTTGAATTTCAACCTCAGGTCCAAGTAGTTCATGGGCTTTTTTCTCCAGGGCTTCCAGAATGGGCATATAGCTTCTGGCCTCTATCCAGGGCGTCTTTATGGTAAGTCTTGTTTTGGAAAATTGACTGTCCACAATATCTTTCAAATCGTCAGAACCAGAGTTTTCAAACAGGAGAAACTCCTGAGCGATCAATTGCCGGTTTTGAGGAATCACGTAGTTTTCATGTTTGTTTTCCCCCAATGCCTGGTTGATTTCCTTGAGCATGCTGGCCAGCGATAAGGCTTTGCCCACAAAGGGCGCTTCCCGTTGTGTCGGCGCCAGAGTTAAGGCGTAGTCCTCCAGTTCGTTGAGGGCATTGAGAACCTTCGGGTCATACAATCCATTTTCTTTTTTGGTATCAACTATCATTTCAATCGAAACCGAACCTTTCATGATGTCGTCCATCGCCTGGGTTTGCTGACGGATTTCAGAGGTTTCAGGGAACCAGATCAAGGTGTTGTGCTCCAGCCTCAGCATGGGTAAGCCCGTCATTGCCAACACCGTAATCACAGTCCAGATCCCGATGCTCAATTTATAATGGTCATGAGCAAAGTCCCCGACGGCTTCCAGAAAGCGGACCGTCAAGGGAAGTTCCTCCGCATCCTGATGCCCATGGTGCCTCACCGGAAGAATCGCCAGAAAACAGGGCAGAAACGTTAAGGTCAAAAACAGGGAAACCATGACACCGAAAGCGGCAAACATTCCCAGATCAGCAATCGGAGCAATTGCGGCTGTCGCAAAAGAAAGGAGGCTCGCGGCAGTGGTCAAACTGGTCATTGCCACTGGCAAGGCGGAATGTGCCATGGCATCCATAATTGCCTGAGCCTTGTTGCCCTTATCCTTGTGATAATCCTTATAAAACATGCTCATCATGTGGACGGAAGATCCAATCGAGGTCGCCAGAAGAAAGCTGGGCAGGATCTGCGTCGGCAGCTTCAGCGCGGTATGGGTCAGGGCCATCAGGCCCAACGTATAAAGGAAACTCAGGATCACTGTCAGCAGAGGCAAGATCACTCCGGTAACCCTGCGGAACATGATGAACAAAAAGATGGCAATGCCCGCAATGGCAAGCAACGTGAAAAACCGCATGTCCTTCATCATCGACCGCTTCAGGTAATCTGTGACAACCGGGGTTCCCGTGAAGGAAATCTTAAAATCCGGGCTTTCATACTTAACCTTGATTTCGTGAATTCTGGCAATAATTTCACTGTTCTCTTTGTCAGAAAGGGGTTTGGGTTTTTCTTGAGATCCTGTCATTTGGGTTCCGGTATCCAGAGCACCACCGAATTCAGGTTGTCCCTGTGAAGACCATGCGGAAGTTTGAATGGCAATGACCGTATGCCGCCCGTCTTCAGCGATCAAAAAGTTTTTGTAGAGCTTGTTTTGAAGTACATACGCCTTAAACTCGGCCAATTCTTCATCCGATTGAGGCAATTCTTCCAGAAGATCACCGACAATCAGTGAACCTTCATTGCCAATAGTTTTTCTGGCGCTGACCAGATCATTGATGTCATTGAGATTGGGGACGGTATCCTCAAGTTCCTGATGCATTTCCTTGAGTCTGGTCAAAAAATCGATACTGAAAAGATGGTCTGACTCAATCATCAGGATGATCATCTCATCCCGCCCGAACTGATCCCTGAACGCATTGTAGGTAATGAGCGACGGGTCTTCGGGATGGAAAAAACCTTCCGTGGACGTGTCCACTTTCAGATTACGGATCTGCGAAATCAAAAACACGCTGAGCACCAGGATCAAAACAGCAAAGATCCATTTATTATTTATGACCAGTTTTGCCCAATTCAGGAAGGCTTGATCAATGCTATGACGAATCTTACTCATTGGATTTCTCACAATTGGAGGTTGGGAATGATTGGCGGAACCAGGGTGGTTTGTTTTTTATTACCGGGGACGTTAATGAATCCTCTTCGGTCTTGTAAAATAGACTTTTTGAGCATCTGAAGCATGTGATGTCTGGCAAATAACTTTGATTGATAATGGGTAGCATACCGGTTCATCATTCATATTCACGTTTCAGGGTATCAAGCCCCAGCGTTCCGCCGGGATTCATGATATTGTTTGGATCGAGGTGTTTTTTAATCGCTCTGAGAAGCTCCATTTGTTCCCTGCCAAGATGCTTTTCCATCCATGGTCCAATCATTTTGCCGACACCATGATGGTGGCTCAGAGAACCGCCATGCTGATGAATGGCCTCAATCACACCATCCTGAAATTTCCGGTATTCTTCCAGATCATCTATTTTGGCAATGAAGATGAAATACAGATTGGTGCCCTGTTGATAAAAATGGGACGCATGCGTCATGCAGATTGTGTTCGGACGTTTCTTGATAAATTTCCGTACTCCCTGATGCAGGATATGCAGGTTGTCCCAGGTGACACCACTTTCCAGCGTGTCGATCACAATTCCGTAATCGTTGAGGTCTTCCCGCATGTAGGGGTCCGCAAAACGGCCATGTTCCCACTGCGAAACAGGGAAACCGCCCAACATCAATCCCCGATTTTTCATGCAGATCCACTGCACTTTCTGCTTCACCAATTTCGCGAAATCAGGATCTCCGTCTGCCTGCCCCAGGAATAGACAGCGTTTCATCGGACTGTAACCGCTGACTTTCATGAGTGTGTCCAGGGGAGTGCCTTCGAGTCCATAAAGTTTTAGTCCGACATCGGTTTCTTCTTCATCGGAAATTCTGAACAACGAAGGACTGCCAAATTCCCCCTGGCTAATCTCTCTTGCGGCACTGACAGCGGCCTGCCAGTTGGGAAAAATGAATGCGAACCGTCGGGTATTTTCAGGAGTATACCGGAAAATTTTCATAGTCACTGAAATCAGAACGCCAAAACTTCCCTCACTCCCCATGAAAATATCATTCACTTTGGGACCCGTCGCTGTTGCTGGAAAATCATGTGTTTTGAAAACGCCCTTGGGTGTCGCGACTTCCATGCTCATCACCATGTCACAGGCATCTCCGTAATAAGAAGAATATTGCCCTGAACCCAGAGTGACAACCCAACCTCCGACTGATGAATATTCAAAGGACTGTGGAAAATGCCCCCCAGTGAAGGCCTGTTTGGCATTGAGTGTCACTGGCGCGTTATTGAGCAGTCGTTCATAATCCGGTCCCATCATGCCGCCTTCCACAG belongs to SAR324 cluster bacterium and includes:
- a CDS encoding TerB family tellurite resistance protein codes for the protein MISKILERLSQGDDKKIKQWVVKIIIGAIIADKVIHKSEIPFLVNLFESLKDDPETLSIFFNHLKEFKTYPIEPLDKKPTNAEEIFSTILKICRSDNQFHAEEIKYCHTVGSIMGLSPMVIGRMIKETDASAKHQAFFELLQGLNAEERFWMAEIIMKIIKADGKVDKKEIPYLSHLYDLLDGSSEKMKEIEQRSENLDLENLQPMNFDKSRSREILTHVIEISMCDRHLDQRELDFILSISDKINFPHEDVAAIVEMVRAATGIMPLR
- a CDS encoding outer membrane lipoprotein-sorting protein codes for the protein MKGRKHQICVDIPEKLLHIIVHVAIKAETVEGCRIFREVLERYPSLDAFSATLASRTAGAVQSAGCHAEHGTRQCVTRVVNFIQGDAMKKILLFACGMFVVMGALHAADMSAQEIMVKVDKRDTGETSISESAMILIDKNGNQRVRQTKMFRRQYPDVKKSISFFLTPADVKDTSFLSYDWEDDAKEDDSWLYLPALRKVKRIAASDKAGSFMGSDFTYSDIEGINIKHYDYAFVKESEMIDGADTWVIESTPKPEFNEKVLDETGYLKSQVWVRKDNFMVVRGMFWVKKGKKIKYLTISDIEKIDNIWTGKTLQMVTTQNGVKAHATVLKNQGISYNKPVDEDMFSTQRMERGL
- a CDS encoding type II toxin-antitoxin system Phd/YefM family antitoxin, with translation MEYTVTEAKKYFNAIISAPDPVIILRKGKPESVVIPFETYRTLSQESLKLHEIQAVELAKKIHSDPNYPLLPDEDEGLE
- a CDS encoding MMPL family transporter; this translates as MSKIRHSIDQAFLNWAKLVINNKWIFAVLILVLSVFLISQIRNLKVDTSTEGFFHPEDPSLITYNAFRDQFGRDEMIILMIESDHLFSIDFLTRLKEMHQELEDTVPNLNDINDLVSARKTIGNEGSLIVGDLLEELPQSDEELAEFKAYVLQNKLYKNFLIAEDGRHTVIAIQTSAWSSQGQPEFGGALDTGTQMTGSQEKPKPLSDKENSEIIARIHEIKVKYESPDFKISFTGTPVVTDYLKRSMMKDMRFFTLLAIAGIAIFLFIMFRRVTGVILPLLTVILSFLYTLGLMALTHTALKLPTQILPSFLLATSIGSSVHMMSMFYKDYHKDKGNKAQAIMDAMAHSALPVAMTSLTTAASLLSFATAAIAPIADLGMFAAFGVMVSLFLTLTFLPCFLAILPVRHHGHQDAEELPLTVRFLEAVGDFAHDHYKLSIGIWTVITVLAMTGLPMLRLEHNTLIWFPETSEIRQQTQAMDDIMKGSVSIEMIVDTKKENGLYDPKVLNALNELEDYALTLAPTQREAPFVGKALSLASMLKEINQALGENKHENYVIPQNRQLIAQEFLLFENSGSDDLKDIVDSQFSKTRLTIKTPWIEARSYMPILEALEKKAHELLGPEVEIQTTGMIELFAKTVNIMMKSMITSYLIAAVVITLMMIVLIGRFGLGLLSMIPNLSPIVITLGMMGLVGIPLDMFTLLIGSIAIGLAVDDTIHFFHNYMRYLNQYGDSKKAIEETLGTAGMAMLVTSTVLTLGFWVYMLASMNNLFNFGLLTGLALLIAFLADVNLSPALLTWVDEAGKKKR
- a CDS encoding FAD-binding oxidoreductase; protein product: MKLSKSFQPNWEHRAPEPESYRSIFKWGNPEAYKHPSHQLYEMMKKKFGMTDEDFKEKKLAGNEKVACETPPQLTATQIHALQEIVGEANVATDDYSRVKYSNGKTAEEAMKLRRGINGKVADVVVHPRSREDILGLVQYCDQEKIPLYVYGGGSSVNMGFKSVKGGISLVMNTYMNRVLEFSETNQTITVEGGMMGPDYERLLNNAPVTLNAKQAFTGGHFPQSFEYSSVGGWVVTLGSGQYSSYYGDACDMVMSMEVATPKGVFKTHDFPATATGPKVNDIFMGSEGSFGVLISVTMKIFRYTPENTRRFAFIFPNWQAAVSAAREISQGEFGSPSLFRISDEEETDVGLKLYGLEGTPLDTLMKVSGYSPMKRCLFLGQADGDPDFAKLVKQKVQWICMKNRGLMLGGFPVSQWEHGRFADPYMREDLNDYGIVIDTLESGVTWDNLHILHQGVRKFIKKRPNTICMTHASHFYQQGTNLYFIFIAKIDDLEEYRKFQDGVIEAIHQHGGSLSHHHGVGKMIGPWMEKHLGREQMELLRAIKKHLDPNNIMNPGGTLGLDTLKREYE